A stretch of Roseibium porphyridii DNA encodes these proteins:
- a CDS encoding transglycosylase domain-containing protein, protein MTDKPHPQETEATKPPRKRHRIRRFFLAIDAIVDTALWRSGAAIRRTVEGYDAFLRRFRAKGIWRGLAELSSDGLTFGLIGFIVVLAFAQPAFEATRYADWKTTDDFAVTFLDRFGNEIGRRGIVLNDSVPLEEIPDSLIKATLSTEDRRFFFHFGIDFVGTFRAMVENARAGGVVQGGSTLTQQLAKNLFLTNERSLSRKIKEAYLALWLEANLTKQEILKLYLDRAYMGGGVFGVTAAAEFYFNKNVRELTLAESAMLAGLYKAPGKYAPHINLPAARARANEVLTNMVQASLLTEGQVIGARRNPALAVDRSQDQLPEYFLDWALDEVKKLARRNPALARDRIVTVRTTLDPALQRQADLAVETILRENGKLRDAGEAALVSMIPDGAVVAMVGGRSYGESQFNRAVNALRQPGSSFKPFVYMTAFMNGYEPTSIVPDRPVWIGNWSPKNYNRSYRGPVSLKLALTKSINTIPVRLSLDFGREKIIETAYAMGLTHELENSISLPIGSSEVSVVDMAASYATFANGGFKAPAYAILEVKNSDGVVLYQRERDEPDTIRVLPEDKVHQMNDILVNVVEAGTARRARIDGVVAAGKTGTTNAYRDAWFVGYTGNFATAVWYGNDDFSSTRRVTGGSLPAMTWQLYNDYAHKGIELARMPGVDAENLPRLARAQPTKLAATQVVKSQPRVLKRRTQQLLEQIGADMRTLLEQKSAKASVPENSNSTDVAAAQ, encoded by the coding sequence GTGACGGACAAGCCGCACCCACAGGAAACCGAAGCTACGAAGCCGCCGAGAAAGCGTCACCGTATCCGCAGGTTCTTTCTTGCAATCGATGCAATCGTCGACACCGCTTTGTGGCGCAGCGGTGCGGCGATCCGGCGAACGGTTGAAGGCTATGATGCGTTCTTGCGCCGCTTTCGAGCGAAGGGAATCTGGCGCGGTCTGGCAGAACTTTCATCCGACGGGCTGACCTTCGGCCTGATCGGCTTCATCGTTGTACTTGCCTTTGCACAGCCGGCATTCGAAGCGACCCGCTACGCGGACTGGAAGACAACGGACGACTTTGCGGTGACGTTCCTGGATCGCTTCGGCAACGAAATTGGCCGTCGCGGTATCGTGCTCAATGACAGTGTGCCACTTGAGGAAATTCCCGATTCCCTAATCAAGGCAACGCTGTCGACAGAAGATCGGCGCTTCTTTTTCCATTTCGGCATCGATTTTGTCGGCACATTCAGAGCCATGGTCGAAAACGCGCGCGCAGGCGGCGTTGTCCAGGGTGGCTCAACACTGACACAGCAGCTTGCCAAAAACCTGTTCCTGACCAATGAGCGCAGTCTGAGCCGAAAGATCAAGGAAGCCTATCTGGCGCTTTGGCTCGAGGCGAACCTGACCAAGCAGGAAATTCTGAAACTCTATCTAGACCGGGCCTATATGGGTGGTGGCGTGTTTGGCGTAACCGCGGCCGCCGAGTTCTATTTCAACAAGAACGTAAGGGAACTGACACTCGCTGAAAGCGCGATGCTGGCCGGCCTTTATAAAGCGCCCGGCAAATACGCCCCACACATAAACCTGCCTGCGGCCCGCGCGCGCGCCAATGAAGTGCTCACCAATATGGTCCAGGCATCGCTTTTGACTGAAGGTCAGGTGATCGGTGCAAGACGCAACCCGGCGCTCGCGGTCGATCGCTCACAGGACCAATTGCCCGAGTATTTCCTCGACTGGGCACTGGATGAGGTCAAGAAGCTTGCACGACGCAATCCCGCGCTTGCCCGCGACCGCATCGTGACGGTGCGCACCACCCTTGATCCAGCCCTGCAACGCCAGGCAGATCTCGCTGTGGAAACCATCCTCAGGGAAAACGGCAAACTGCGCGATGCAGGCGAAGCTGCCCTCGTGTCGATGATCCCGGACGGTGCCGTCGTTGCCATGGTTGGCGGCAGATCATATGGCGAAAGTCAGTTCAACAGGGCGGTCAATGCCCTGCGCCAACCCGGTTCATCTTTCAAGCCTTTCGTCTATATGACGGCCTTCATGAACGGCTATGAGCCGACCAGCATCGTGCCGGACCGTCCGGTCTGGATCGGCAACTGGTCACCTAAAAACTACAACAGAAGCTACAGAGGACCGGTCAGTCTGAAACTGGCCCTGACAAAGTCGATCAACACCATTCCGGTGCGACTGTCGCTCGATTTCGGTCGTGAAAAAATAATCGAAACCGCTTACGCCATGGGTCTGACACATGAGCTTGAGAACTCGATTTCATTGCCCATCGGTTCGTCTGAAGTCTCCGTTGTGGACATGGCCGCTTCCTACGCAACATTTGCAAATGGCGGCTTCAAGGCACCGGCGTATGCAATCCTTGAAGTGAAGAACAGTGACGGTGTCGTTCTTTATCAGCGCGAACGCGATGAACCGGACACCATCCGCGTGCTGCCGGAGGACAAGGTTCATCAGATGAACGATATCCTGGTCAATGTGGTTGAGGCAGGTACCGCCCGCAGGGCCAGGATCGATGGGGTTGTCGCCGCAGGAAAAACGGGCACCACCAATGCTTACCGCGACGCTTGGTTTGTCGGCTATACGGGGAATTTCGCAACCGCCGTCTGGTACGGCAATGACGACTTTTCATCTACCCGGCGCGTGACGGGCGGCAGCCTGCCAGCAATGACCTGGCAGCTTTACAACGACTATGCTCACAAAGGCATTGAACTTGCCCGAATGCCTGGGGTCGACGCAGAAAACCTGCCGAGACTTGCCAGGGCGCAGCCGACAAAACTTGCGGCAACACAAGTCGTCAAATCTCAGCCACGTGTATTGAAACGGCGCACACAACAGCTTCTTGAGCAAATTGGCGCTGATATGCGCACGCTCCTGGAACAAAAAAGCGCCAAGGCATCCGTTCCTGAAAACTCCAACTCGACCGACGTCGCGGCAGCTCAATGA
- a CDS encoding YcgN family cysteine cluster protein: MTSDREHGNLPFWKTKSLEDMSKSEWESLCDGCARCCLNKLEDWDTGEIVWTRVACTLLDGDTCRCKDYDNRAATVPDCIQLTPAEVKTLTWLPPTCAYRLVSEGEDLYWWHPLVSGNAETVHEAGVSSRGRTVPEDGMALEEYENHVVTWPGDLPA; encoded by the coding sequence ATGACATCCGATCGTGAACACGGCAATTTGCCATTCTGGAAGACCAAGTCGCTTGAAGACATGAGCAAGAGCGAGTGGGAATCCCTTTGCGACGGTTGCGCGCGCTGCTGCCTCAATAAATTGGAAGACTGGGACACGGGTGAAATTGTCTGGACCCGGGTTGCCTGTACCCTGCTTGATGGCGATACATGCCGTTGCAAGGACTACGATAACCGCGCTGCGACTGTTCCCGACTGCATTCAGTTGACACCGGCGGAAGTCAAAACGCTCACCTGGTTGCCACCAACTTGTGCCTATCGTCTGGTTTCAGAAGGGGAGGACCTTTACTGGTGGCATCCCTTAGTTTCAGGCAATGCGGAGACGGTGCATGAGGCAGGTGTGTCTTCTAGGGGCCGCACGGTTCCGGAAGACGGCATGGCACTGGAAGAGTATGAAAACCATGTGGTGACCTGGCCAGGTGATCTGCCGGCCTAA
- a CDS encoding TetR/AcrR family transcriptional regulator, producing the protein MTRKPQQRSIATKARVLDAARTLSKRHGLEQVTAEAVAQEAGVAKGTVFSHFGDMDGLLSYVLLDRLKALSEQENEQDPKQEISDPVGLLMQRIMAMITVITDSPTILRLFLDNIGVTKPNCAAEFVETLDRLDAGLAVFLQHWQQTASMTPKLRTDRTPEEMTDGLIAFMIHGAILLKSHQITDLNSLEGRLRRHVEAFLLEG; encoded by the coding sequence ATGACGCGCAAACCACAACAACGCAGCATTGCCACAAAGGCCCGCGTTCTGGATGCCGCCCGGACACTGAGCAAAAGACATGGGCTGGAACAGGTGACAGCTGAAGCCGTTGCACAAGAGGCAGGTGTTGCAAAGGGGACTGTCTTTTCTCACTTTGGTGACATGGACGGTCTGTTGTCCTATGTACTTTTGGATCGCCTAAAAGCGCTCTCCGAACAGGAAAACGAACAGGACCCGAAGCAGGAGATATCGGACCCGGTCGGCTTGCTGATGCAGCGCATTATGGCAATGATCACCGTCATCACGGACAGTCCGACTATTCTCCGATTGTTTTTGGACAATATTGGCGTAACCAAGCCCAATTGCGCTGCAGAATTCGTTGAAACTCTCGACAGACTTGATGCGGGTCTCGCGGTGTTTCTGCAGCACTGGCAGCAAACAGCCTCCATGACCCCCAAACTGCGCACCGACAGAACACCAGAGGAAATGACCGATGGGCTGATCGCCTTCATGATCCATGGTGCGATCTTGTTGAAAAGTCATCAGATTACGGATCTAAACTCCCTGGAAGGAAGGCTTCGCCGTCACGTCGAAGCATTTCTGCTTGAAGGTTGA
- a CDS encoding NAD(P)H-dependent oxidoreductase: MTRILVLDGHPEFGSFCGSLASAYADEAEARGHEVRLRHLSKMAFDPDLGTSSFAKTPPLEPDLEAIWQDIVWCQHMVVAHPLWWGGHPAKLKGLFDRVLLPGKAFQYVKGKALPDKLLAGRTSQVLVTSDTPNWFYRLVYGSGSRKQTEKQILGFCGLKPKGYHMFSQIKGSTDEGRAKMIERAAGLGRKAA, translated from the coding sequence ATGACACGAATTCTTGTATTGGACGGGCATCCCGAATTTGGGTCGTTCTGTGGTTCTCTTGCCAGCGCATATGCAGATGAAGCAGAGGCGAGGGGGCACGAGGTCAGGTTAAGGCACTTGTCCAAGATGGCCTTCGATCCTGATCTGGGCACGTCGAGTTTCGCCAAGACACCTCCGCTTGAGCCGGATCTTGAGGCAATCTGGCAAGACATCGTCTGGTGTCAGCATATGGTGGTCGCACACCCATTGTGGTGGGGCGGTCATCCAGCGAAGCTGAAGGGTTTGTTCGACCGGGTGTTGTTGCCAGGAAAGGCATTCCAGTATGTGAAAGGCAAGGCTTTGCCGGACAAACTGCTGGCCGGCCGTACTTCTCAAGTGCTGGTCACTTCGGACACACCAAACTGGTTCTACCGCCTGGTCTATGGTTCGGGATCCCGCAAACAGACGGAAAAACAAATTCTGGGTTTCTGTGGATTGAAGCCCAAGGGGTATCACATGTTTTCCCAGATCAAGGGATCGACCGATGAGGGCCGTGCGAAGATGATTGAACGCGCAGCAGGTCTAGGGCGCAAAGCTGCCTGA
- a CDS encoding transglycosylase SLT domain-containing protein: MKLSSRLVRIYRHAFLVLIIAVSSVIFYSEQGFSTDTELAENLEDVLRQPFEGDFDDLVERGYLRVLVPFSKTGFFIDKGVRRGSSADLMIEFEKHLATTHGDKVKDFEVVLIPTQRTNLFKDLSDARGDIALGNLTITEDREKLVTFSAPLLKDVEEVPVTADSVPDILSVDDLSGKTIFVRKSASYSQSLDALNRRLAREGKKTMDLVYADERLEDEDLMEMVAAGGIPMVIVDRHKAELWLDVLDGLKLHPEAAVRKDGEIAIAVRKNAPALLQEVDGFVPTVKKGTLLGNIIFKRYLQEATYLKEMRKADYDEKLARFRAFFQKYGKEYEIDWLLIAAQSYQESKFDPAARSSAGAVGLMQIKPTTAEGNPINIRGIASDTEKNVHAGVKYLRYLADSYFPKLAPDPASQTFFALAAYNAGPSRFAKLREKAKMQGYDPDKWFGNVEWIVASEIGRQPVDYVGNIYQYYVVFFNEHQRRKSEAELKSTKSAQ; this comes from the coding sequence ATGAAACTTTCCAGCAGACTTGTCCGCATCTATAGGCATGCGTTCTTGGTTTTAATCATCGCCGTATCCAGCGTTATTTTCTATTCAGAACAGGGATTTAGCACAGATACAGAGCTCGCTGAAAACCTGGAAGACGTCCTGCGGCAGCCTTTCGAAGGCGACTTTGATGATCTTGTCGAGCGCGGATACCTGCGTGTACTCGTGCCGTTCTCCAAAACAGGTTTCTTTATCGACAAGGGTGTAAGACGCGGCAGTTCGGCCGATCTGATGATCGAGTTCGAAAAACACCTGGCAACGACCCATGGTGACAAGGTCAAGGACTTCGAAGTCGTTCTGATCCCCACGCAACGGACAAATTTGTTTAAGGACCTGTCTGACGCCCGTGGTGACATTGCACTTGGCAATCTGACGATAACTGAAGACAGGGAAAAGCTTGTCACCTTCTCAGCTCCACTCCTCAAGGACGTGGAAGAAGTGCCTGTCACAGCTGACAGCGTCCCTGACATTCTTTCAGTCGACGACCTGTCCGGGAAAACAATCTTTGTCCGCAAATCAGCTTCCTATTCCCAAAGCCTCGACGCGCTGAACCGAAGACTTGCCCGTGAGGGCAAAAAAACGATGGACCTCGTTTATGCGGACGAGCGCCTGGAAGACGAGGATCTGATGGAGATGGTCGCCGCCGGCGGCATTCCCATGGTGATCGTCGACCGGCACAAGGCCGAGCTTTGGCTCGATGTGCTCGATGGGCTCAAGCTTCACCCTGAGGCTGCAGTCCGAAAGGATGGGGAGATCGCAATCGCTGTTCGAAAGAACGCCCCGGCCCTGCTGCAGGAAGTCGACGGTTTTGTTCCCACCGTCAAGAAAGGCACTTTGCTGGGAAACATCATTTTCAAACGGTATTTGCAGGAAGCGACTTACCTGAAGGAAATGCGCAAAGCGGATTATGATGAAAAGCTCGCCAGGTTCCGCGCCTTCTTCCAGAAATATGGCAAGGAATACGAGATCGACTGGTTGCTGATTGCTGCACAGAGCTATCAGGAGTCAAAATTCGACCCGGCAGCTAGAAGCAGCGCGGGTGCGGTTGGCCTGATGCAGATCAAGCCAACCACCGCTGAAGGAAACCCAATTAACATCCGCGGCATCGCTTCCGATACGGAAAAAAACGTGCATGCCGGCGTCAAGTACCTGCGGTATCTGGCAGATTCCTATTTTCCGAAGCTTGCACCCGACCCGGCAAGTCAGACCTTTTTCGCATTGGCGGCCTACAACGCCGGACCAAGCCGTTTCGCAAAATTGCGCGAGAAGGCTAAAATGCAGGGCTACGACCCGGACAAGTGGTTCGGCAATGTAGAGTGGATCGTTGCCTCTGAAATCGGCCGGCAACCTGTCGACTATGTCGGTAACATCTACCAGTACTACGTTGTCTTCTTCAATGAGCACCAACGCCGCAAATCCGAGGCCGAACTCAAATCAACCAAATCTGCGCAATAG
- a CDS encoding DUF3833 family protein, with protein MIQSWKKLALVFLVSLFAATAPALAKPLILEEFFRGKTVGEGVFESKIAGVYRPFKVYLTGTWNPRTFTLRLREDFVYEDGERDTKTWFFQKVAEDRYIGQRADVLSPTNVVTGEDGSLRFSYIAELETENGPIKLRFDDTLTQIDKRTVRNTAKVMKAGITIGTVDLTFKR; from the coding sequence ATGATCCAAAGCTGGAAAAAACTGGCACTCGTTTTTCTTGTTTCTCTGTTCGCGGCCACTGCTCCGGCCCTTGCCAAACCGCTGATCCTAGAAGAATTCTTCCGGGGTAAAACGGTTGGAGAGGGTGTCTTTGAAAGCAAGATAGCAGGGGTCTATCGACCCTTTAAGGTCTATCTGACCGGGACCTGGAACCCGAGAACATTCACGCTTCGTCTTCGCGAAGACTTCGTCTACGAAGACGGTGAGCGCGATACCAAGACCTGGTTTTTCCAGAAAGTCGCAGAGGATCGGTATATTGGCCAACGCGCCGATGTGCTGAGCCCAACCAACGTCGTCACCGGCGAAGACGGGTCTCTTCGGTTTTCATACATTGCCGAGCTTGAAACAGAAAATGGCCCCATCAAGCTCCGCTTTGACGACACGCTGACCCAGATCGACAAACGCACGGTTCGCAACACCGCAAAGGTGATGAAAGCGGGCATCACGATCGGCACGGTTGATCTCACCTTCAAGAGATAG
- a CDS encoding P1 family peptidase, with protein MAGMRNLITDVPGLKVGNASDQELKSGATVLVPDEAAVTSVAIHGGAPGTREIALLEPEQTVEKIDAIVLAGGSAFGLDAGAGVQGRLAELGYGFEIGPVRVPIVPTAILFDLLNGGDKSWGQAAPYRDLGRSALDDISYDFVLGSVGAGTGATTANLKGGLGSASQKLDNGVTIGAIVAVNALGRATIGDSPHFWAAPFEVGHEFGGKGMAHPLPNDSTAVRTKLDALKAGANTTIAAVATDAILTKGEAKRLAVMAHDGLARALWPAHTPLDGDLVFAMSTGQQRLENGLEDMVQLGAAAASCLARAIARGIYNATPASDDPVPTWQQRFGG; from the coding sequence ATGGCCGGTATGCGCAATCTGATCACCGATGTTCCGGGACTGAAAGTTGGAAATGCTTCAGACCAGGAGCTCAAATCCGGAGCAACCGTACTGGTTCCGGACGAAGCGGCCGTAACATCCGTTGCGATACATGGTGGAGCTCCGGGAACGCGGGAAATCGCATTGCTGGAACCTGAACAGACCGTTGAAAAGATCGATGCGATCGTTCTTGCTGGCGGCTCTGCGTTCGGATTGGACGCAGGCGCGGGTGTTCAGGGCCGTCTCGCGGAACTGGGATATGGCTTTGAAATCGGCCCGGTTCGTGTCCCGATCGTACCAACAGCGATCCTGTTTGACCTGTTAAATGGCGGCGACAAAAGCTGGGGCCAGGCGGCGCCATACAGAGATCTCGGACGATCTGCACTTGACGACATTTCGTATGATTTCGTTCTCGGCTCCGTCGGTGCGGGCACTGGTGCCACGACAGCCAATCTCAAGGGCGGGCTCGGATCAGCGTCGCAAAAACTGGACAATGGCGTCACCATAGGTGCGATCGTTGCCGTGAATGCACTCGGTCGCGCAACCATTGGCGACAGCCCCCACTTCTGGGCAGCCCCATTTGAAGTCGGTCACGAGTTCGGCGGCAAAGGCATGGCTCATCCCCTTCCGAACGACAGCACGGCTGTTCGAACGAAACTTGATGCCCTGAAGGCCGGTGCCAACACGACGATTGCGGCCGTTGCAACAGATGCGATCCTCACCAAGGGCGAAGCCAAGCGGCTTGCAGTCATGGCCCATGACGGACTGGCGCGCGCGCTCTGGCCAGCGCACACCCCCCTGGACGGAGATCTGGTATTTGCCATGTCGACAGGCCAGCAGCGTTTGGAAAACGGCCTGGAAGATATGGTGCAACTGGGTGCGGCAGCAGCATCCTGTCTGGCCCGCGCGATTGCGAGGGGTATCTATAACGCAACCCCTGCTTCAGACGACCCGGTCCCAACCTGGCAACAGCGTTTTGGTGGCTAG
- a CDS encoding flavin reductase, whose product MAPRSHAITPSSSDMSDQADLTLDKQSFREAMSRIAAAVHVVTTDGAGGRMGATVSAACSVSDEPPSILICLNRQTRIHGAVLKNRCFCLNTLSDDHEHISDVFAGRDKLEMPDRFARGDWTNLATGCPALDSARLSVDCEVFSVTEMGTHSIIVGTVADLRMTDPGKSLLYVRRGYKSLDT is encoded by the coding sequence ATGGCCCCAAGGAGCCACGCCATCACACCATCATCCTCCGATATGAGCGACCAGGCCGACCTCACGCTGGACAAGCAGAGTTTTCGCGAAGCCATGAGCCGTATCGCCGCTGCAGTGCATGTCGTTACCACGGATGGCGCTGGCGGTCGCATGGGAGCAACCGTTTCAGCAGCTTGTTCAGTCAGCGATGAACCGCCAAGCATATTGATCTGCCTGAACAGGCAGACCCGCATCCACGGCGCAGTTTTGAAAAACAGATGTTTTTGCCTCAACACACTAAGCGACGATCACGAGCACATTTCAGACGTCTTTGCCGGTCGTGACAAACTGGAGATGCCGGATCGGTTCGCCAGAGGTGACTGGACCAATCTTGCCACCGGGTGCCCTGCCCTCGACAGCGCGCGTCTCAGCGTCGACTGCGAAGTATTCTCGGTAACCGAAATGGGAACACACTCGATTATCGTTGGAACCGTCGCAGATCTGCGAATGACCGACCCAGGCAAATCTCTTCTGTATGTGCGCAGAGGCTACAAAAGCCTAGACACCTGA
- a CDS encoding branched-chain amino acid ABC transporter substrate-binding protein, with product MTYQQLVASLGLVACSLISSPAVADMTVAIAGPMDGQFRAFGAQMQAGAAKAVADINAAGGVRGEQLVLEVADDGCNDEQAVAVANQLIGKGAVFVAGHFCFGASIAASAVYADAGIVQISPATTLPRFTEARPSSGIFRLAPRDDTQALVAGQLLASEFASSRIAILHDKTAYGKGLTDAVKAVMNDRGVSESIALGFDAGEDDYRNLVTQLSLENVDVVYLGGYHPEAGLIGLEMARQGLDAQLIGGDALMTEEFWSVAGPSGEGTLLTYPEIPREIEASKDVVADLEEAGLSADRYALTTYAALQAWAQAMEQAADPTFEAVASSLENGAFETVLGTVRFDENGDANVPAYVWYEWQDGAPQLRSR from the coding sequence ATGACCTATCAGCAGCTTGTTGCAAGCCTTGGACTAGTTGCCTGCAGCCTAATTTCCAGCCCGGCTGTTGCGGACATGACTGTTGCAATTGCCGGCCCGATGGACGGCCAGTTCAGGGCCTTTGGCGCGCAGATGCAGGCTGGGGCAGCGAAGGCCGTTGCTGATATCAATGCAGCGGGTGGTGTCAGGGGTGAACAGCTTGTGCTGGAAGTTGCCGATGACGGCTGCAACGACGAACAGGCCGTCGCCGTTGCCAATCAACTTATCGGCAAGGGCGCAGTTTTCGTCGCCGGTCATTTTTGTTTCGGCGCTTCAATTGCTGCAAGTGCAGTCTATGCCGATGCGGGGATTGTCCAGATCTCCCCGGCAACCACCTTGCCGCGGTTTACCGAGGCACGGCCTAGTTCCGGCATTTTCCGGCTCGCACCTCGCGATGACACGCAAGCCCTTGTTGCAGGCCAATTGCTGGCCTCAGAGTTTGCCTCCAGTCGTATTGCTATTCTTCATGACAAGACGGCCTATGGCAAAGGCCTGACCGATGCGGTGAAAGCCGTGATGAATGATCGTGGCGTGTCGGAGAGTATTGCCTTGGGCTTCGATGCTGGCGAGGACGACTATCGCAATCTCGTCACCCAACTCAGTTTGGAGAATGTCGATGTGGTCTATCTCGGTGGTTATCATCCGGAGGCCGGTCTGATCGGGCTCGAAATGGCCCGCCAGGGTCTAGATGCCCAGTTGATCGGTGGAGATGCCCTCATGACCGAAGAATTCTGGTCGGTCGCTGGTCCTTCAGGAGAAGGGACACTGCTTACCTATCCCGAGATTCCAAGGGAGATTGAGGCATCCAAAGATGTGGTCGCCGATCTGGAAGAAGCCGGTCTATCTGCCGATCGCTACGCCCTGACGACTTACGCAGCGCTTCAAGCCTGGGCACAGGCTATGGAACAGGCTGCCGACCCGACGTTTGAGGCAGTTGCAAGCTCTCTTGAAAACGGTGCGTTCGAGACCGTTCTTGGAACCGTTCGGTTTGACGAAAACGGTGATGCGAACGTGCCGGCCTATGTCTGGTATGAATGGCAAGACGGAGCTCCACAGCTCCGGTCAAGATAG
- a CDS encoding curlin, translating into MFRKVVLSATAAVFLSTAILPANANGINIEQFGFGHVAGGNQNGFNNLIGIFQDGHANETINNQFGNHNTTAIGQTGAHNFADTWQNGFGNSAGVGQFGTDHNAVMTQDGNGNIAAGVQVGHGCDATVNQAGSGNVAAFVQTCP; encoded by the coding sequence ATGTTTCGCAAAGTTGTTCTCAGCGCCACCGCAGCGGTTTTTCTTTCCACTGCAATCCTGCCTGCCAATGCGAATGGCATCAATATCGAACAGTTTGGATTCGGTCATGTAGCTGGCGGCAACCAGAACGGTTTTAACAACCTGATCGGTATTTTTCAGGACGGCCATGCCAACGAAACCATCAACAACCAATTCGGCAATCACAACACCACTGCAATCGGCCAGACAGGTGCCCACAACTTCGCCGACACCTGGCAGAACGGCTTTGGCAACTCTGCCGGTGTCGGTCAGTTCGGTACCGACCACAATGCGGTGATGACCCAGGATGGGAACGGCAATATTGCGGCAGGTGTGCAGGTCGGCCATGGCTGTGATGCCACTGTTAATCAGGCCGGTTCCGGCAATGTCGCTGCGTTCGTTCAGACCTGTCCGTAA
- the csgH gene encoding curli-like amyloid fiber formation chaperone CsgH: MKSNLKALSLAVLIAGIGGIHYATDASQAYENSNRTTCGIDTKTGGNSVMLTGIATGHPGETGQYRLTINGGGSGGTTSTSQGGAFEIGPDGRAETGRVMLGKDGVYDARFQYQIGSETFDCKTRIGDRI; this comes from the coding sequence ATGAAATCCAACCTCAAAGCCTTGAGCCTTGCTGTTCTGATCGCTGGCATTGGCGGTATTCACTACGCGACCGACGCGTCGCAAGCCTACGAAAACTCCAATCGCACCACTTGTGGAATCGACACCAAGACCGGTGGCAACTCCGTCATGTTGACCGGTATCGCGACAGGACATCCTGGGGAAACCGGCCAGTATCGCTTGACCATAAATGGCGGTGGCTCTGGTGGCACGACCTCCACCAGCCAGGGTGGCGCCTTTGAGATCGGACCGGACGGCCGGGCCGAGACAGGTCGCGTCATGCTTGGCAAGGACGGCGTCTATGACGCGCGTTTTCAATACCAGATTGGCAGCGAGACCTTTGATTGCAAGACCCGTATCGGGGACCGCATCTAA
- a CDS encoding curlin codes for MTRNIVRTIAAAALFSGIAASPALAGGGFSFTLNPQNGDQQTLMRAGLVAAAIANDLSKQGGIKQNGIGNAAGILQNGFGNQGIVFQEGNGHNGSLKQNGNNNAYGLFQFGRNTNGHIVQNGHGQTGTTFQFGW; via the coding sequence ATGACCCGCAACATTGTTCGTACCATCGCCGCTGCTGCCTTGTTCAGCGGTATCGCAGCAAGCCCGGCTCTTGCCGGGGGAGGCTTCTCTTTCACACTCAATCCGCAAAACGGTGATCAGCAAACATTGATGCGCGCTGGTCTCGTCGCGGCAGCGATCGCCAACGATCTGAGCAAACAGGGCGGGATCAAGCAGAATGGTATCGGCAATGCTGCTGGTATTCTGCAAAATGGATTTGGCAATCAGGGCATAGTTTTCCAGGAAGGAAACGGCCACAACGGATCTCTCAAGCAGAATGGAAACAACAACGCCTACGGTTTGTTTCAGTTCGGTCGAAACACAAACGGCCATATTGTTCAAAATGGGCATGGTCAGACGGGAACGACCTTCCAGTTCGGATGGTAG
- a CDS encoding YceI family protein encodes MTFLQSTFSNFSQKTARFLAAAACAGGLLSASLPAHAGPLTGTYTLSPSQIETGFSVRVLGRGPVTGAFTNVSGKMILNQNRPEKSRVEVTVDLSSVTTNNNKVTGFLKSSAMFDVAKHPIAKFQSTRVRITGQNTAEVDGVLVMRGKQKRTTLSVTINPNSKGRVAFEVSGAFFRSLYGMDAGLPIYADRVNLNIKGTGRRS; translated from the coding sequence ATGACGTTTCTACAATCAACATTCTCAAATTTTTCGCAGAAAACCGCAAGATTTCTTGCCGCTGCCGCATGTGCTGGCGGTCTCCTGTCGGCCTCGCTTCCAGCACATGCAGGGCCACTCACAGGAACCTACACCCTTTCGCCATCTCAAATCGAAACTGGTTTTTCCGTCCGCGTTCTCGGTCGTGGCCCTGTGACCGGCGCCTTCACCAATGTCTCTGGGAAAATGATCCTCAATCAAAACCGGCCGGAAAAAAGCCGCGTCGAGGTGACGGTGGACCTGAGCAGCGTGACAACCAATAACAACAAGGTGACCGGATTTCTGAAAAGCTCGGCAATGTTCGACGTCGCCAAACACCCAATCGCGAAGTTTCAGAGCACCCGTGTCAGGATTACCGGTCAGAACACGGCAGAGGTTGATGGCGTCCTGGTCATGCGTGGCAAACAAAAACGCACGACGCTATCCGTGACGATCAATCCGAACTCCAAGGGACGGGTCGCGTTCGAAGTCTCAGGCGCCTTTTTCCGGAGCCTTTACGGTATGGATGCCGGGCTCCCAATTTACGCAGACAGGGTGAACCTCAACATCAAGGGAACCGGTCGACGCAGTTGA